In Besnoitia besnoiti strain Bb-Ger1 chromosome I, whole genome shotgun sequence, the genomic window tcgtcgtcgcctccgctcctttcgcctcgcgctgccgagtggcgctgccgcaccCGTCGTTCCGTCGGGGCGGGAGCTGTCAACCAAGCGAAATGGCGAGGGTCGCTCTTCGAGGAGCCGAGACAAGACGCGACCTGGCTGCCTTGCTCTGCTGTGGACGCGCATGGTGAAGCTGAGGCGCGTCTTTCACGCTCTGAGGGAGCCCCGTTGCCGAGCCTCGGAGGCCTTCAGAGAGTGGAGGACGGCTCTCTGAGTTTGACCCAGACGCCGCTTTTCTCTGGCGTTTTATCAAGCTGGATGGCTAGTTGTATGCAGATGCAAGTCACGAACTCGCTCTGGCTCCTTGTGGCGCTCAAGCAAGTCGAcctgctgctgtcgccgctcACGTCGCTCGCGACCTTCGCGGCTGTCCTGTACGCAGCGACCGAGCCTATCTGGCTGAGGAAGGCGGTTCGCGGTTTCTTCGCTCTGAGGCGAAGAGGGATGACTGTCTCCCTTGCAGGACAGCGGTCTGCGCTTCACAGAAGAGATTTAACTCAGGCTCGAAACGACGGacacgccgcagagcgaagcGCAGCCAGAGCGACGGACGGCGAGGTGTGGGATGCCCCAGCCTCAGgtgacgcgcatgcgcgcagtTCGGGCGACATGCTCTCGCCCaagacgcggcggaaaagGGATGAATTAAAGCGAAAAAGAGAACGACTCTACCTAGAAACGCAGCGGCAGGACGAGGCGACTCGCAGTCTCGaggaccgcggcggcgagttcTCAGGGGAACTCCATCTGCTTCGTCTCTTGCaaacgcgcgcctcgccccgaCTGGATGCCATCCTGTCCAGCTTGAGCAAAAAGCGGCATACCTTCCTTTATCTACAAGCCAAGTAAGCTACGCGCGTGTGCATAGATATGCATATTCTTTATATTCTTCTCAATTCATACAGTATCCGTCTGCCTCAGGTTTTGTGGTTTGGGGATCACAGAGGTGGGTCTGACAGATCAGCTCAGTACAACTCTAGCTACACCTCCACGTATAAATATCCATGTGTGTCTTCCGTTTCGACTTTTTGTAAGCAGCCAGTGTCTCCGCGTTGTCTCTCAACGCATGAGTTCTTCATCGGCTTTTTTGGTGTGCACCTGCGGCTTTGTTTCCTCTTCCAAGCGAATTGGCCCGAGCTGTTTCTCGGAGCCTGCCTTCTTCCCTTCCCGCGTGTTGTTTAGGATTTCTTCCCTTGAcattcgctctcttcttcttccgcttcagGTGTGGAGTCGACGTGCCAGTGCCCCtagcgcgccgcgccggaggtGCGTGGGTGGAGGCGTGCATGCAGCTAGCTGCATGCGACATCAGGGACTCTGGGGGGTCAGCGCCAGGATCTCCGCGCGCAAACGAGGGACACGATGGCCTTCGCGAGTCCGTCATGGAGCACTACCGCGCCAACGAAGGCACTGCGCAGTTgccagcgcgtcgctgcaAGGATTCTCACGCTTTCGGCCTCGAAGGCGTCTCGTCCTCGCAGCCTGGTGCGGACACAGAGGCATCAGAATCTTCTCCAACTTCAACGGGCGAACGAGCCCTGTGGGGGTTGTCGGCGCCCATGGGGCAGCACGAAACTTCCGGCAGAGAGGGAAAGGGCGTAGAGCCTCAGATGGGCGCGGAACAGAGCGGAGAGGCTGATGCGGCTGAAGCCGGGGCGTCGACTCACGCGCCCAGTGACAGGCAGAGGCACCCTGGCGTGCTTCCCAGCGCTGTTCTGAACCGAAGGGAGGCAATCGTGCGGGCACTGCGAGAAcgtggcgacggcggcaacAGCTCCATTGTGGTCGAGCTCATGAGAGGAATTCTTGAGCACACGCTCAAGGTTCTAGAACAGGTCTCGCGGCTGAAGAACTGCGCGCGTGATGACGTCCCGCCGGGTGTCGTCGAAaaagcagcggccgcagctgagCTTCTTTCCACGATACTTCTACGCTGATCGCCGGCCGGCAGCttgccgcgcatgcaggatGTAGTTATTCCGAGCGGCTGGACTGTACTGTCCACTACTAAAGTCCATACGAGTGCCTGTATACATGTTGTTCCACACATACAAAAATAAGTATGTGTGCATGTTGGTATGCATGtttgtaaatatatatgcatacgtgCAGCACGTGTCAGCTAGCTGCCTGATGATGAAGCCCTATACAGGCGAATATTGtagatgcatgcacacaaaTACATCCTTCGGTATGTATCGACTTCGGTGTGTATCGAGCGTGCACGCAGGCGTCGTGGGGTGTCTTTTCCGTTCCAAGGCCTTTCCGATCTCGTTGTTTGACAGAGGAAAGACAATTACGCAGAGGTAGTAGGATGCTCTTGgcgctgcgtccgccgcagaTTCTCCGGCTTCCGTAGCTATGCGTGCGCCAGTTCTGTACGCGTGTGTTGGTTTCAACTGCGCGTTGTCGTTCCACAgtgtctctgcgctcgcgaGTGCCCTGCGACGCCGGAAAAAGCGTCAGGTTTTTTCCGCTGCACATCCTAAACAGTTCAATAGGTTCAACGGTGGACACTGCGAAGCGTCTTTCGGTGCATGAGCGCCCTATTCCACAACAGTGTCAAGTCCGTAACAAGTTCCCTCGGAGGGTTTCCCCTCGATTCATACGCGTTCCTTGGTTTCCGGTACTTAATCGATTCACTCACATACGCGTGGACCGCGTGAGTCCCGGCCGCAAGACGAGACAACAGAGACGGTCGTGGTCAAGAACTGAAGAGACACAAGAATTGGAGAGAGACATGTATCGGAGGCAGTCCAAGAGACAAGAATGggagggagacagaaaagacCTGTAGCGAGAAGCGATTGGCATGCAGTAGCGGCAAGCCTTCGATGACGTTCCCTCATAAGAAAGCACCTACGTGAGGCTGCACACGTtggacgaggcggcgcacacgcgaaTGCTTTCCCACACACCTGCAAATAActgtatacatatttattcacatacagatacatatatatatatgtgcgtcACATGCCTTCGCAGACGCCAACAAATCTGTGTGCGCaaatatatgcacatatatgcatgcagataCAGATGTACCGGACCGTGCTGGGTGTGTGCATGTGCACCAGAGTTCCGTCTGGGAGTAGTTCTATCGCTGTCCCTTGAAGATGGGGTTGTTGAGCACGTCGTCCGCCACCTCTGCAACGCGCTTCACGCGCTTGTCAAGCGTTTTTAGAAGTTTGTTTGTCATCGCCTGAATGCTCTGCTGCGTGTGGGCGAACTTGTCGCGGAAGTCCACCAGAACTCGGTACTCCTCCTCTGATGTTTGGCGTCCGCGGCAGGTTTTTCTGCGGCCCGACCGGGCACCGGGtccctcttcgttttcttcttccacgGCTTGGAAAGCATCGGAttccccttcttcctcttctcggGAGATCGGCCGCAGGTGGCGATCCACAAAGCACGCGTATCTTGACCGCACGCCCGCCATCGCATTCGAGCTCTcctcgacgagggcgcgcagagctTCTGCCTGACTCGATTGGGCCTCGAGAGTCGCCCGCCAGAAGAGAGTGCActgaagcgaggcgagcagaaGCAGGAGTTGAACCACGCAGAGAACCGCCACAAATGCGGGGCTTGAGAAACGAAAGGCAGGCAAAGAGCGACTTGCAGAGCGACAGCCACTGCGGTCCTGAGACTTCTCAGCGTCAGACCTCGCGGCAGAGGGAGCACAGGAGGGCGGTTCCGATGGCGAGGGGGAATGAGACGAGGAtgtcgcgccttctgcttttATCACGGTGCTAGCTGTGGTGACTCCGAAGGCAGCAGCATCCTCCGTTTGGTcctgccttccgcgtctcctccgcagtTCTCCGCGAGAGGAACTGCACGGCGCTTCAGACGCCATGCGTGCTCTTTCTTTTCGAAGTCTTGCCAACAAGACGGGTTCCCCAGATGCGGATCTTAGGAAACTAATCGAGGCTGACGGGCTCTGGATGGAGGGATTCGAGGCGAAACCAAATAGGTCTCCTCGCCACGCTCCCCGAGAACGGAAAGTCGGAAACGTGGAGAGACGAGGTCCTTCTGTTCGAGAGATCTCGAACAAGCCAGAGGGAGCCGAAATGAAAAAAGCAGACAAGGTGCGTTCCCCCTCGAAGTGTGAGCCTACGAAGACGTTCGGTCACAAAGGTCCAAGCTGACCAGATCAGCGTTGAATTGAAAGAGTGCTCGAGGAGCGAACGTCGTCCCCTGAGCCCAAATCCTCTGCGGCAAAAAAATCAGTACGGAGACTGTGGAAAGCTTGACGAGCCTCTACCAGATTTGTAAAACGCGGCGGAAATGTTTGTCCTGCTGCTGACTCACGCCCCACCTTTCTGCCTTCAGAAGACCAGGGGCATTCCGTATATGCTGCACGGAGCAAAGCGATGTGTGTGTTCTGATATGAAGACAAAAATTGAGACGCAACGCGGGAACCTCGGAAAAGGTCCTTTACTGCTAGAACCAATGCAGCCAGGGCAGGTGTCTTGTACCCGTGGACTGTGGCGGCATGGGCCCGTAGATAAGCTATAAAATGCATCCGAACTCATCCATGTAGGTATGTATTTGACCatgcgaaggagaagaagtcCCAGGACCTCAACAAGTAGAGTAAGGGGAGGCAAAAGAAGAACTTCACCCTGGCGCATGTTTCTGCTGGCCTCCAACAAACGGGCCTGGCTCAAACTCAACGCCTCTCCTCTTACAAGCTCACAACTCGGACGTCTGCCCTTTTTGTCGCTGTTCCCTCATTGCCTTCCCATAGAAGGGGCATTTTGAGCCTTTGGAACACCCGTTCTTCCCAGGGAAGGTTGATGAGTGCGCTTCTGTCGACCatccttcttttcctccctttgcgctcgctgtcgctcgctgTGTCTCCCGCCGTGTCTTTACTCGGGTGTCCGTAcacctcggcgccgcggcaactGGCACGGGGGGAACGCCGGCACGCCCCCTGACACACCGCCGACATTCTCTTTTTTGTCTGCTCGTTTCGTACGAGTTTGCGTCGCCAGGTGTGGTTTCTCTTTCGGAGGAAAACGAATTCTCAGAGAGTCAGAACTGCGCAGGGCGGGTCGCTGAGCACCGAACTCGTTCAGCACCAGCACCGGCCTAGCAGGAtcggagaggcgacgacgagtgaaggcgggcggccgcggatGCTCGTTGCTCCGAGACAGCCGAACAAGTGGCCGCTAGATCTATCGACCCTGGGCGCCTCACTTTTTGTGTATCCAGGGCGGTGTTTGTTCGAAGCATTCGTTTGTCTAGATTATCTTTTCTTTCGCGGCTTTTTCCGTTCTTGCGGAGAACAGGGTGCTCGCCGAGCCACGTGCTAGCCCTCGATAGCCGCGcgggaagcagaggaaggcgtcgTCCCGTGTGAGGCAAGCACCAGAGGAAAAAAAGTGTTTCGTGTGTTCAACCTTTCCTTGCGAAGTTGCTTTCTCGCTGACGCTTGTGCGTTTCTTGAAGATAATGTTTTCTGGGAACatctgccttcttcgtccACGGAGGACATCCTGTTCCCCTGCCAGCGGGTGGCAGGTCCGTGAGGAAGCGGTTTTCTTTGTCCCACACAGTCCGTAAcgctttctccttcttcgccgacACTGGTTTTCCGACAATTCTTTTCTCTTCCGTCTCAGTCTCGTCCCTGTCTTCTTTGAGCGAACCGTGCCTCACGTGCCATTCCCGTGCCCGTCCTTGCATTCACACCCGCTACTATTTTTGACGACACAGTTGCCGAGCTTTCCCAGCGCGCACGTGGTCTGAAAAATGTGGGCTGAAGAGCATATGCGAGGAGCgcaggccttcgcctcgcccgcggcttctGGGGTGTACGAAGACCCTCGGTTTCGCCTCTTCGTGAACAAGTTGAGCAGCtcgtcctctctcggcgacgcgtgcatgtgcagtgcgccgaagaggaaggaaggcTTGTGTCCTATATgtgcggcagacggcgcgtGGACGCAGGCCTCCCTCGCAGCTGAcccggagggcgacgaacTCGAAGAGCTGGCGCGGTCGTTCCGGTGGCTGCAACTCACAGACGGCTCGCCATCTCTCGTGAAAAAGCGCAACGCCGACCAACCCGATGCGGTCGATGAAGGCGACACAGAGGAGAGTGGAAGGgacagcgaagagcgcgCAGTGAAAAGAAGCGATGCAGAAGACGCGTTCGACGTGCTTGTGAGCTGCTGCATGCATTCGGACGCCACGCGGAAACGACCTGCGCTGAGAGTCgtgaggagaggagagggaagtggagtctgctgcagcagaaggctcgagggcgacgaaaCCGGAAtgccagcgaaggcgaaggaggcaaaCACAGAGGAAAGGGAGACCCGGACAAGCGGACCCTTACAGAGAAGTAGCTCAATTCTCCAGACGCTGGCGTCACCCGAAAACAAACAGCGCAACACATGGTCGGCGACAGCGTGGTTTCCGACAACTGTACCCTGAGGAGAGAGAATAATTTACAATTACGAcgcatatgtatgcatgtgtctATGTATGCTTGAGGGCTAGCACGTGTGTGTCCACAGGGCAGGCGTCTGCCTACATTCATatgcgtgttttttttttccatATGTTGGCCCTTGTACGCATGCTTGTACGTACCTGCATATGGAGACCTGTGCCGCTTTTCAGGTCCGCAGGTAGGGCGGGGGGAACTTTCTCGGACTGCTGTGGAACTTTGTGTTCCACTTTCTCCACTGGAATTTTCCGTGGTCGACGATTGTAAAATGCGACATTGAGGGGGCTTGCTTTGGAAACGTCCGCTCACTCGTGGTAGTGTGTAGTTTTTTTTCACGGTTACCAGGCCCAGGCGCATTGGATGCCCATTTGTGCACATATGTGTCTAATGGCCAGAgtacgtatatacatatacatatacattcaaatatatatatatatatgtaccaGTCCTATATCCTAGCGTTCACTTTCTCTCGCGGGTATATCACCACGTGCGTAACGATATGCAGCTGCATGTATAGATGGTGCGTGTGTCCATGTGCACCTAATCGTGTGCTCATATATAAAACTATATATGAAGCTACATGATAATTTGCATCCAAGTGCTGGGATGGCGAAGGTgtggctgcaggcgacggagagtTGAGTGGTGAATTCTTCCCTGGCGTGGTGACGGCTGGGAGCACCACGAGTTTTGAAACAGTAAATCAGTTTTGCATGGCGGTGAGCCTATCCTGAGTTTCGTCTTTCCCTTTTTTTGCTGGTCTGCGGTATCATGTTCTCTCCCGCGCTTTTTTTCAAAGGAGCATACGTAACAAGACGCTTCATTCTTCCTGTGTGCTCGCGTGCGTCTGAGCGCATCCGCATATACGCGTTTTGTCTCCTGCTCTTCATGCGGTTCCAAGTTCTTTTCCGCGAAAATTGTTTTTTGGGATTTCCCGGTGACATTTTCCTCACTAAGTGTCACATGCTGTACCTGCACCAACCGCAGATATGTTTCTTCTTGTCGCTAAGCTGCTGGGGCCAGCGAGCCTGACGCGCTGAATTTCCGTTCAACTATGTGTGTGTTTCTATGCGTTCACCGCGGGTGATACACGCGACCGGACGTCTATtgacgcgcagagaaaatCCTGTATGTTGCGGTCTGTTCGTGCACATCTAtgctttttctctccctctacGCTGGCCTATCTGCCGAAAGGCGACTGGGTGGATGTTTGAGTGAGTCTGCAGTTCGAGTTCTTTGGTACATTTCCCGCGGTCCATTTTGCCGGTCAGGAACGGTCACTACCTCTCTTTGGACGTTTCTCTGAGATCTCTTGTGGATGGACAGACTTTTGTCAGTTGGCGCCTGCGAACGAATTCTGATGCACGACGAAGCGTCGCGCGCTGGCTGTCTGTGTCCGCAGGACTCGCCTCGAGAGAGAATCTGCCATGGCGACTGCTTCGCGAATCAGAGGATTGATTAAGCGGTTCTACAGGATCTGATGCGTTTGGCAGGAATTCATTATCAGTTGACCCTTTATCACAGGGCAGCATGCGTTGGAACGGACGCCTGTAGTCTGCCGGGCGCCAAGTCTACGAGCCTGTATTTATGAATATGTAGAGTCCATAGAAGGATGGGTATAGATGCATGCCTGCCCGCCGCAGTCCACTCCAAACTAAAGAAAGGGCGCGCTTGATGTGACACAAACGAGTGGGACGCTTTTTCACTCGATAGTGGACGCACAGCAGTCGAGAACGGTCGCCGGCATCTTGCACGTGAGGCGTAGGCGGTCTGTGGAGAGCGGTGCCGATTTGTAGTGACTGCGTGTGTGTTGGGTGTTTTTACGTGGCAGTTCAGCATTGGTACGAGTACATATCTGCTGGACAACCATGGATAGACCTCGTTAGATCTAGACAGGTGCGAATCAAGCTGAGATGCTGTCCACCGTGTACGGACCGCGCAACAGCCTGCCCCCAGATGAAGTGACAAGCGTTGTGGCCTTGCGCATATCATGGCAGAAGGCTGTGCTAGAGAAATATGAAGAAATCGCTGCGTGTGCACGACTGGCTCCACATGGGCGCATTTCCGTCGGAGGAAAGAATGCCGGCGCGCCGTGGACCCGGATACGTGGGCGGTGGTATCACACGTTTACGAATATCGGTCAAAGCGCCGACCTCGAAGCCCGGGCTAGCGTCAGAGACAGTGTCCAGTCTTTGGTGTTTGCAGTAAGCTTCTATCGGCGTCAGGTTACCCTATGTCTTCGACTTGCAGAGCAAGATTTCGGTCAAGACGCAAAcgctggcgccgcgttcctgcgcacgcgcgcatgcatttTCTGCTCGGGTGTACATAGACGTCCCAAGGGGGGTGACTGTGGCAATTTCTGCCGGAGGACGCAAAGAGGAGACTAGAGCAgttctctttttcctcctgTCGCCTTTTTCCTTGCAAGGGTAGCCTAAGGAGGAAGAATCTACCTCAATCAAACACCTCCACACTATTTCTCGCCAGAAAGGCAAAGCTGCCTGGGCGTCTGGGTGTGCGCGCCGTTTCCGGGGTTCACCCCCCAAGGGACGCTACACGTAGCACACGTTCGTGCAATAAAGCTGCCAGACTGAATGGTCTTTCGTGCATTTATGCGGTGAATCTGCAAATTTTCAGGATTTTTGTGTGTTTCTCCCCCAGTGAACAGTGAATCGGTGGACTGACAAACCCCCCGTTCGCTCCGTGTCTCCAGGCGTCCGCGGAGCACTCAGTGTCTTGCTTTTTCCGtggcttcttctcttcttctcgtggTGTTTTTGCTCCGTTCGAATGTCCGTTCTTTTGCCCGTCGTGGAGAGCTATCATTTGCCGATATCCCTTTTAGATCAGGGAGCAAACTCCTCCCCCCCGTGCGAGAGGCGGTTGTTCCGAATTGTCTCGTCCCAGCCGTTCTCTCCACGGTGTGTATGCAAGCGCGGGTAGATAGATATTCCTTTGCCTGTCAATCTCCTCCCTTTTTCATCCATTTTTCCGAAGGGCTTTCTGTTCCACGTTCTTGCCACTCTTCAACGCGTATACCTGCATTATTGCCGAGATCCATTCCCGTCTTGTGTCTCCTCCCCCTTTTTTCTCTTGGAGGGGCCGTTGCGTGGGTCGTCTTGCACGGGATCGTGTCTTCCCcgtgcctcctcgtccttctcctccctctctctctcccgtccGTGCGATGAGGGACTTTCGGTTTGTGGAGGCAGAGCAAGTGGCTCAggcccgcgaagaaggaccggcggcctgcggcgtctccgcagtGTTGGTGGCAGCTGAGTACGAGCGAAGAAGGTTGACGCGCCCAGTTGGGCAGTCGCTCTtggcctgcggcgacgcgaaggcaggACTGTCTTCGGAGGCCGCTATGCCTGCGAGCAGCACAGAGGGACAGAGGGGAATCCTGGGAGATGAGGTTGAAGCCGCCAGAGTCGCGGTCGCGTGGAAACAgttcggcgccgcgaagagctcTCAGACAACGTCTGGCGGTGTAGACTTGATGAGCAGGCAGACACGCATGACGAATCCAGTGCTCGCTCGAGAGGCGAGCCTCTACCCCGAGGAAGAGACCTACAGCGGCcaggaagaggacgaagacgaggaggaagatgaagaaggtaggcgagggcgagagcaGATGATAATAGATGTACACGGGGAACCAGAGAGGCCTGCGTACCGCGAAGAACCCGAAAAGGCAAGAGCCTTGTAGGGCTCGCCTTCGGGGCTCTGGTATATATTGGGCATGGGGGTATGAAGACTATGACTCTGACTCGCACCCGCAAGCAGCCCTTCGACAGGTCCTTCTCTAACGTCAGATGTTGGGGAAAATTCTTTTTCCGCAGCTCTTCTGATGTCTCTTTGTTTCGTGTTTCCCTGTGGGTCAGCGGAAGGAGAAAGGACGCGGCCTGTGTATCTACTCTTTGAGGAATACGAACCCGCTGGCTCGGGTTCGTATTCCTCTTAGTTGTCACCCGAGCGCAGTTTCCCGATGTCGGCACTTAGAAGCCGCAACAGGGAAGCAGCCACGCGAACGACTCTCAGTTGCGCAGGCGTCTTGTTTGCCACACGACTCTGAAGGGCCTGCCACGATGGGGGACCTCTCTCCGTCCCCCTCTTGCTCGCT contains:
- a CDS encoding hypothetical protein (encoded by transcript BESB_003600); protein product: MWAEEHMRGAQAFASPAASGVYEDPRFRLFVNKLSSSSSLGDACMCSAPKRKEGLCPICAADGAWTQASLAADPEGDELEELARSFRWLQLTDGSPSLVKKRNADQPDAVDEGDTEESGRDSEERAVKRSDAEDAFDVLVSCCMHSDATRKRPALRVVRRGEGSGVCCSRRLEGDETGMPAKAKEANTEERETRTSGPLQRSSSILQTLASPENKQRNTWSATAWFPTTVP
- a CDS encoding hypothetical protein (encoded by transcript BESB_003590); this encodes MASEAPCSSSRGELRRRRGRQDQTEDAAAFGVTTASTVIKAEGATSSSHSPSPSEPPSCAPSAARSDAEKSQDRSGCRSASRSLPAFRFSSPAFVAVLCVVQLLLLLASLQCTLFWRATLEAQSSQAEALRALVEESSNAMAGVRSRYACFVDRHLRPISREEEEGESDAFQAVEEENEEGPGARSGRRKTCRGRQTSEEEYRVLVDFRDKFAHTQQSIQAMTNKLLKTLDKRVKRVAEVADDVLNNPIFKGQR